Below is a window of Tsuneonella deserti DNA.
ATTTCGGAACCGGCTATTCCTCGCTCGGCTACCTGCGCAAGATCAAGTTCTCGACCATCAAGGTCGATCGCAGCTTCGTGACCGGCGCGGCGCAGGACAGCAAGGAAAGCCTCGCGATCATCCGCGCGGTGGTGGCGATGGCCGAAAGCCTGGAGATGTCGACCACGGCCGAAGGCGTCGAGAGTGCCGAGGAAGCCGACATGATCCGCCGTCTCGGCTGCACCAAGATCCAGGGATATTACTTCGGCCGTCCGATGCCCGCCGAGGATGCGCTGCGGTTGTTCCGGCGCAGGCCCGCGGTTCCGGAGCGGCTGCGCGCCTGATCGTTCAGGCGGCGACCAGCGCGTTCACCGCGCTTTCGAACAATGCGCGCCCGTCGGTGCCGCCGAGCTCAGGCTCGATCGCGCGCTCCGGGTGCGGCATCATGCCCAGCACCGTGCCGCTGTCGTTGAGAATGCCGGCGATATCGTGCTGCGATCCGTTGCAGGCGTCGAGGTAGCGGAAGGCCACGCGTCCTTCGCCTTCAAGCCTGGCGAGCGTCTCGGCATCGGCGAAATAGTTGCCGTCGTGGTGCGCGACCGGAAGGCTGATCGTCTGCCCTGCCTCGTAGCCGGCAGTAAAAAGCGACTGGCTGGTTTCGACCCTCAGTGGCGCCGCGCGGCAGGTGAAGGTGAGCTGCGCGTTGCGCATCAACGCACCGGGAAGCAGGCCGGCTTCGGTGAGGACCTGGAACCCGTTGCACACGCCGAGCACCGGCACCCCGCGATTGGCCGCGGCGACGACTGCGCGCATGATCGGGCTGCGGCTCGCGATCGCTCCGCAGCGCAAGTAGTCGCCATAGGAGAATCCACCCGGAACGGCGATGAAGTCGAGGCCCGAGGGCAGGTCGCTGTCGCCGTGCCACACGCGCAGCGCGGCGGAACCCGAGACCTTTTCCAGCGCCACTGCCATGTCCCGGTCGCAATTGGAGCCGGGGAAGGTGATCACGGCCGCGCGGAACGCCATCACGCGGCCTCCAGCTTCTCGATGCGGTAGTTCTCGATCACCATGTTGGCGAGCAGCTTGCGGCACATCTCGTCGAGCGCCGCGTCGGTCGTCTCGTCCGCAACCTCGAGATCGATCTCGCGGCCGATCCGGACGTCCTCGATCCCGGCGAAGCCCAGGCCTTCGAGCGCATGATGGACGGCGCGCCCTTGGGGATCGAGCACCCCAGGCTTGAGGCTGACGTGAACGCGGACTTTCATCGGACGGGCCCTTGGTTTGGCGGCGGGGAACCCGCGCAGCCTATGGCGAATACGGCGCAAAGGAACAAGGGGCGCGCGTCATTGTCTCGGGGCGGGTAGGGCCAGCACCTCGACGGCAGCGCCGAGACCGAGGTAGCGCGCTGCGGTCGCCTGCAATTCGATCGGGTCGATGGAGCGGATGACATCCTTTGCCGCAAGGAAGCGGCCGATCCGGAAACCTTCGCTCTGAGCCCGCGCGGCAAGCTGGAGCCAGCCCGCGTTGCTCTTGAGGGCGTTGTCGTAGGATTCCAGCAGCGGGTGGCGCGCGCGTTCCAGCGTGTCGTCGCTCACCGGCTCACTCGCAAGGCGCGCGACGACCGAGGCGATCGCGGCTCGTGTCGCATCGAGGTCGGCCACGTCGACCGAGGCGGTCAGCGCGAACGTGCCGTAGCCCCGCCAAGCCCGCGAGGGTGCGCTGCGGACACCGGGCGAATAGGCCTTGCCCAGCTTTTCGCGGATCTCTTCCGTCAGTTCGATCTGGGCCACGCGCTCGAGCAGTTCGAGCCGCTGGACCTCCGCCGCGTCGCTGTCGTCCGTCGTGGGCCAGGTCAGGCGCACCAGCGCCTGGTCGGGCTCCCCGGTATGGAGGACGCTGCGCGGGGCCCGGTCGGCGGTGAAGGGCCGGTCGCGGGCATCCTCGCGCGGGAGGAAATCCGGTTCGCGGGCGGGGAGGGCGCCAAGCGTCTTGCCCACCAGGGCGATGGCTTCCTCTTCGTCGAGGTCGCCGACCAGCGCGAGTTCGATCGCTCCCCGCTCAAACCGGTCTGCGAGCGTATCGCGCAGATCGGCATAGCGCAGTTTCTGGTAGGCGATGCTCGGCTGGACCGTGAAGCGCGGGTCGTCGTCCGACAGGATCCCGCCGATCGCGGCATCCAGCGCACTCGCCGGCGTCGCGTCCTTGCGCAGGAACCAGTTCGCCATCTCCCGCCGGTAACGGACCTCTCCTTCGCGGCGGAAACCGGGATCGGTGAGGGCGGCGGCCAGCAGGTCGAGCTGCAGCTCCAGATCGCGCGGAGTGGTGATTCCGCCGCTGACGAAAGTGTCGGCCCCGGACGCCAGGTTCAGGGAAACCGAATGGCCGGCGAGCAGCGAGGTCAGCTCGTCCTGCGAATGCTTGCCCAACCCGCCCGATGGCAGGCTGCCGACCATCGCGGTGGCCAGCGGGCGCTCGGCAGTGGCGAGCAGGTCTCCGCCATCGAGATTGAGCTGGAAACGAATGCGGTCGGCTTCCAGGCTGGTGCGTTTGAGGTTGAGCCGCACACCGTTTGCGAAGCGCACCTCGCGGATGCCCGTGCGCGGCTCGACCGTGTCTGCGACGACCGTGCCGGGGGTGCCGAATTCGGTATAGGCGAAGGAGCCGGTGGGGGCGGCAGTGGGAGCGGATATCTTTTCGGCCATCAGCTCGTCCCACGCGGCGCGCAGGGCCTTTGCGCCCCCCTCGGGCGCGACCCGGCCCTGGAAGCGGATCAGCGGATCGTCCAGCGGCGCGGCGTCGGCCCTGAGCGCAGCCAGAACTGCCTCGGGGGTGATCGCCGGGGCGAATTCCTCAAACCGTTCAAGCGCGCTCCTGGGGGTGGCCGGCACCAGGTCGTTATCGAGCAGCTGCTCGACAGCGTTTACCAGGACGGCGTTGCTGCGCGTGTCTGCCGACCGCGCGGCGTTCTCCTGCGCTTGCCGGTTTCGCGCGACCTGCTCGGCCATTTCGGCCGGCGAGAACCCGTAGGCGAGCGCGCGCCGCCACTCGCGCACCGCTGCGACCAGGCCCTGCCGCCACTTGCCATCGAGCGCGTCGACGATGAAATTGGTCGCGCGCCCTTCCTTGAAGATGTGGCCCGTCCCGAAACCCGCACCGCGGTAGGGCGCATCCTCGCTGCGGGCGATCGTCTCAAGCCTCCGGTTGATCGCCGCATAGCCGATCCCTTCGAGCAGGTTCTGGCGCCGCTGTGCCACCGTGTCGGGTTCATCGGTCCACGGCGAGAGACTTGTCACGGTCACTCGCTCTGACAGCGCCGGGTCGAGGTATATGTCGGTTTCGCCGCGGCGGCCCAGGTTCACTGGACCAGCATCGGGCTCCGCTGGCGCGGGCGGGCCGGACCAGTCGCCGAAACGGGCCCGGATGGCGGCTTCCACCTGCGGCACGTCGATCGCGCCCACCACCACCAGCACCGCGTTCGACGGCACGTAGGCGCGGCGGTAGAAGCCGCGCAAGCGGGCCGCGTCGGCCGCCTGCAGCGTCTCCTCCGTGCCGATGGGCAGGCGCTGCGGGTAGCGCGCACCGGGCGCCACGAACGCCCACTCGTCCTCGGTCTCCTTGAGCGCGTAGTTCGTCCGGTCGCGCTTTTCGGCCAGCACGACGCCGCGTTCGCGCGCGATGGCCGCGTCGGACAAGGTCAGCTCGCTCGCAGTTTCGCGCATCAGCATCAGTGCCGTGTCGAGAAGCTTCGGATCGGCACGCGGCAGGTCTAGCTTGTAAGTGGTGCTCTCGAACCCGGTCGAAGCGTTGGTGTCTGCGCCGAAAGCGAGTCCCTCGCGCTCGAGCAGCTTCACCATCTCGCCCTCGGGCACATGAGCCGAGCCATTGAAGGCCATGTGCTCGACGAAGTGCGCGAGCCCGCGTTCTTGGTCAGTTTCCTCGAGCGAGCCCGAGCCGATCCGCAGGCGGACCAGGACCGTCCCCTCCGGCGTATGGTTCTCTCGCAGGACGTAGCGCATCCCGTTGGGGAGCGTCCCGAAGGTGAAAGCCGGATCGACCGGAACGTCGCTCGTTTCGAAGGCCCAGGCGGGCGGGCCCGACTGTTCCGCGTGGGCCGGGTAGGCGAGAAAAGCCGCAAGTACGAACAGGATGGTGCGGTGCATCCGCTCTCCTTGCCGCGACATGCTGAACCGGGCAACAACCGCCCTGATGAACCTCGACCTCGTGTACAATCCGGCCGCTGGCAGCTTTCGTCCGGCAAGGCTGGCGGAGCTGGTCCGCGCGTTCGAGGGACGGGGAGCGACGGTCGCAGCCTTGCCGACCGCGGCCGAGGGCGTGCGCCTTTCGGGTTCGGCCGACCTCGTGTGCGTCCACGGCGGCGACGGGACGCTGCGCGACACCGTGCAGGCGCTGGGTGCGCGCGCGGGGGAGGTGCCGCTGTGCATCGCGCCGGCGGGCACGATCAATCTCGTCGCGCGCGAACTCGGCTATGGCCGCGATCCGGAAGCGCTGGCGGAACAGGTCATGGCGGCATGGCGGCGGGGCCCTGAAACCTGGGTCAGGGCACCGCTTTATGCCCTGGGCGACCTGCCGGTCGTCTCATGCCTGTCCATCGGGCCGGACAGCCACGCCGTCGCGCGCGTTTCGTCCGCGCTCAAGCGGCGGATCGGGCGCTTCGCCTACGTGGTGGCGATGCTGCAGGTCCTGCGCCAATGGCCGCGCCAGGCGATGGCGCTGTCGGGCGAGCTGGCCGATGGCACCCCCTTCACCTGCGAGGGGGCGGCTGTGATCGTCAGTCACGGCGCGCTGTTCGCCGGACCTTTCCGATTGTCGCCCAACGCGGCTCTCGCAGCGGATTCGGTGGAACTGATCGTCCTCAACCGGCCTTCGCGACGCGGGGTCGCGCTGTTCACCGCGGCGGCGTTCGCGGGCTGGCCCCTCGACCGCCTGGGCCTTGCAACCTTCCGCAGCGTGCGCCGGGTGGCGTTCGACCGCTGCGTTAGCCCGGTACAGGTCGACGGCGATCACATGCCCGATTGCGCCTATGCCATCGGGCCGACCGGGATGACGCTGCGCTACGTGATCTGAGCGGTCACTTTTTCGGCTTGGGAGACGTCCGCAGGCGCGAGCGGTGGGCGCTCATGTCGAATACCTCGCCCGGCGTGTTGTCGTCCTGCAGCAGGCCGAGCCGGCGGGCGACTTCCTGGTAAGCCTGCTCCTCGCCGCCGAGATCGCGGCGGAATCGGTCCTTGTCGAGCTTTTCGCCGGTGGCGATGTCCCACAGGCGGCACCCATCGGGGCTGATCTCGTCGGCCAGGATCGTGCGGCTGAAATCGCCGTCCCAGATGCGCCCGAATTCGATCTTGAAGTCGATCAGGCGGATGCCGATCGCGGCAAACATGCCGCACATGAAATCGTTGATGCGGATCGCCATCGACGAGATGTCCTGCATCTCTTCGTGGCTCGCCCAGTTGAAGCAGGCGATTTCCTCCTCGGAGACAAACGGATCGCCCAGCGCGTCGTCCTTGTAGCAGTATTCGATCAGCGTGTGCGGCAGCGGCTCGCCTTCCTCGATGCCGAGGCGCTTGGTCAGCGACCCGGCGGCGACGTTGCGCACGATCACCTCGATCGGGATGATCTCGACCTGCCGCACCAGCTGCTCGCGCATGTTGAGCCGGCGGATGAAGTGCGTCGGGATGCCGATGTGCGCGAGCCGGGTGAAGACGTGCTCGCTGATCCGGTTGTTTATCACGCCCTTGCCGTTGATCGTGCCCTTCTTCTGGGCGTTGAAGGCGGTGGCATCGTCCTTGAAGTACTGGATCAGCGTGCCCGGCTCGGGACCTTCGTAAAGGATCTTGGCCTTGCCTTCGTAAACCTGGCGGCGGCGGGATGACATGGTGCGCTTCCTTCGGGAGCCGTGAAATAGACGCGCGCCGGCGGGCGGGTCGCGGTGACGCGCGCGGCCGGGGCCGGTGGCGGGGGCCATAGGCAAAAGCCGGTGCGAAAGCAATTGCGCGGGGCGGGCGCTTCCGGCGGGAGCGTCAGACCGGTTCGAGCGCGTAGCCTGCCGATCGCAGGGTGCGCACCGGGTCCTCTGCGCCAGGCACCGCGATGGCCACGCGAAGGCGCCGGATGTGAACGTCCACGGTCCGCTCGCTGACGTCGCTTTCGCGGCCCCATACGGCGTCGAGCAACTGGCTGCGCGAGAACACGCGCGAAGGATGCTCCATCAGATGCTTGAGCAGCCGGAACTCTGTCGGTCCGAGGCGGAGCTGGCTGCTGCGCCGTTCCACCCGGTGCGCGACCGGATCGAGGCTCAGGTCCCCGACGACCAGCGTCTCGCCGGCCAGCGCGGGCCGCACGCGGCGCAGGACGGCGGCAACCCGGGCGAGCAGCTCGCGCGGGGAAAACGGCTTGGTCAGGTAGTCGTCCGCGCCCGTCTCGAGGCCGCGCACCCGGTCTTCCTCTGCCTCGCGCGCGGTGAGCATGATTATCGGCACCCGCGCGGTTGCCGGGTCGCGGCGCAGCCGGCGGCAGACCTCGATCCCGCTGGTGCCTTCGATCATCCAGTCGAGGATGACGAGATCCGGAGTCTCCTCGGCAGCGAGCATGAGCGCCTCATCGCCATCGGCGGTCGCGCTGACCTCGTAGCCTTCCTGCTCGAACCGAAATTCGAGCAGTTCGGCGAGCGAGGCGTCGTCCTCGACCAGCAGGAGCCTGGGCGCGGGCATGGCTCAGGGATCGGGCGGGTAGGTGCCGAGAGCGGCGAAGTGGACCATTTCGGCGACGTTGGTCGCATGATCGCCGATGCGCTCGAGATTGCGGGCGATGAACAACAACTGGGCAGCGGTGCTGATGGTCGCCGGGTTCTCGACCATGAAGCTGACGAGGTTGCGGAAGATGCTGTCGTAGAAGGCGTCCACCTTGTCGTCGCGCTCGATCACCTCGAGCGCGAGGACCGGATCGCGCGCGGCGAAGGCGGTGAGGACGTCATGCACCATCGATGCGGCGATGTCGGCCATCGCGGGAAGCAGAGTCATCGGTTCGAACGGCCCGCGCCGGTCGATGCCGCCGACGCGCTTGGCGATGTTCTTGGCGTAGTCCCCGATCCGTTCGACCACGCCGCCGATCTTGAGCGCGGCGATGATCTCGCGCAGGTCATCCGCCATCGGGGCGCGCAGGGCGATTGTGCGGATCGCCAGCGCATCGACCTGCGCCTCCAGCGCGTCGAGTTGCTTGTCGCGCGCGACCACCCCTTTGGCAAGCTCCTCGTCGCCCTTGATGAGCGCCTGCATCGCCTCGCTGATCGAAAGCTCCGCCAGACCGCCCATCTCCGCGATCAGGCCGCGCAGGCGGGTAATGTCCTCGTCGAACGCCTTGACGGTGTGCTCAGCCATGATCAGCCGTACCTTCCGGTGATGTAGTCCTTGGTCCGCTCCTCGCGGGGATTGGTGAAGATGTCAGAGGTGTGGCCGTATTCGACCATCTTGCCCAGGTGGAAGAACGCGGTCCGCTGCGACACGCGCGCGGCCTGCTGCATCGAGTGGGTGACGATGACAATCGCGTAGCGGCCGCGCAGCTCGTCGATCAGCTCCTCGATCCGGGCGGTCGCGATCGGATCGAGCGCCGAGCATGGCTCGTCCATCAGGATCACCTCGGGCTGCACGGCGATGGCGCGGGCGATGCACAGGCGCTGCTGCTGGCCGCCGGAAAGCGCGGTGCCGGAATCGGACAGCCGGTCCTTCACTTCGTCCCACAGGCCGGCGCGGCGAAGCGATTTCTCGACGATGGCGTCCAGTTCGCTCTTGCCTTCGGCGAGGCCGTGGATGCGCGGGCCGTAGGCGATGTTCTCGTAGATCGACTTGGGGAACGGGTTGGGCTTCTGGAAAACCATCCCTACTCGCGCGCGCAGCTGCACGACATCCATCTTCGACCGGTAGATATCCTCTCCGTCGAGCTCGATGCAGCCTTCCACCCGCGCGCCCGGGATGGTGTCGTTCATCCGGTTCAATGCGCGCAGGAAAGTGGACTTGCCGCAGCCCGAGGGGCCGATGAAAGCGATCACGTATTCGCTGTGGATGTCGATCGAAACCGAATCCACCGCCTGCTTCGCGCCATAGAACACCGACACGTCGCGCGTGCGCATCTTGGCTTCGGGGGAGGGATTCGTCTCGGTCACCATTTCTTCTCGAACTTGTTGCGCAGGTAGATCGCCACCCCGTTCATCAGCAGCAGGAACAGCAATAGCACGATGATCGCCGCGCTGGTGCGCTCGACGAAGCCGCGGTCGATTTCGTCCGACCACAGGAAGATCTGCACCGGCAGCACGGTAGCCGGATCGGTGAAACCGCCCGGCGGCGTGGCGACGAAGGCGCGCATGCCGATCATCAGCAGCGGCGCCGTTTCGCCCAGCGCGCGGGCCATGCCGATGATCGTGCCGGTGAGGATGCCGGGAAGCGCCAGCGGCAGGACATGGTGGAACACCACCTGCACCGGCGAGGCGCCCAGCGCCATAGCGCCGTCGCGGATCGAGGGCGGCACCGCCTTGATCGCGTTACGGCCCGCGATCACAATCACCGGCATCGTCATCAGCGCGAGCGTCATGCCGCCGATCAGCGGTGCAGAGCGCATGTGGGGGAACAGGCCGAGAAACAGCGCGAGACCGAGCAGGCCGAAGATGATCGAAGGGACCGCTGCAAGGTTATTGATCGACACCTCGATCAGGTCGGTCCAGCGATTCCGCGGCGCATATTCCTCAAGGTAGAGCGCTGCCAGCACGCCGATCGGGAAGGCGAGGGCAAGGGTGACGATCATCGTCAGGATCGACCCCTTGAGCGCGCCCCAGATGCCCACCTGCTGCGGGTCGGTCGCGTCCGAGCGCGCGAGGAAACCGCTGTCGAAGCCGGTAGCGAGCTGGCCCTTGGCCTCGAGCGAGCGGGCAAGAGGTTGCAACTCGCGGTGTCCGTCGCCGCGCAGGGCTGCGGCGAGGCTCTCTGTCACAGGCAGTTCGAAAACGTGGCGGCCCTGTAGCAGCGAGGGGTCGGCGGCGATCTTCTCCGCGACGATCCGCCACCCCTGCGGATTGATCTCGCCAGCCGCCGCCTTGCCCAGCGCACGTTCGGCGCTGAACGAGACGACATCCGCCAGGCCTTGGCCCTCGAGCGCGCGGACGATGGCGTCCGTGTCGGAAACGCCAGCAGGCACATTGAGCGCCACCGAGGCAAAATCGACCGGCACCTGCAAGGTGGCGCGCTGGAAGCCGCCGATGCCGTTGAAGGTCATCGTCGCGAGCAGGAACACCAGCACCGCCACCGAGAACAGGATCGCTCCCAGTCCCGCCAGCCTGAACCGTCGCTCGGCCGCATAGCGCTTCTTCAGCCGCGCTTCGAAGGCGGGCGAGCGGGTGGTGCCGGTGCTATTCATATGCTTCCCGGAAGCGCTTCACGACACGCAGGGCGATGAAGTTGAGCGTCAGCGTCACGAGGAAGAGCACGAACCCGAGCGCGAAGGCGCTGAGCGTCGCGGGGTGGTCGAAGCTGCCTTCGCCGGTCAGCATGGCGACGATCTGGAAGGTGACGGTCGTCATCGATTCGAGCGGGTTGGCCGACAGGTTCGCCGCCGCACCCGCGGCCATCACCACGATCATGGTCTCGCCGATCGCGCGGCTGACCGCGAGCATCACGCCCGCGACGATGCCGGGAAGCGCCGCAGGGACCAGCACGCGGCGGATCGTCTCGTTGGTGGTCGCTCCCATCGCCAGGCTGCCGTCGCGCATCGACTGGGGCACGGCGGCGATGGAATCGTCGGCCATCGAGGAGACGAAGGGGATGATCATGATGCCCATGACGAGGCCGGCTGCGAGCGCGCTTTCGCTGGAGGCGTTCGCCACGCCCAGCGATCGCGCGACATCGCGCACTAGCGGGGCGACCGTCAGCGCCGCGAAATAGCCGTAGACCACGGTCGGCACGCCGGCGAGAATCTCCAGCGCGGGCTTGAGCCACTTGCGCCAGCGCGGGCTTGCATACTGGGTCAGGTAGATCGCGCTCATCAGGCCGAGCGGAATGGCGACGATCATGGCAATTATCGCGCCGATGTAGATCGTCCCCCAGAAAAGCGGCAATGCGCCATAGCGGCTGGGATCGACCGCTTCGGCGCGGGCCATCGGATCGGGCGCCCAGTGCGTGCCGAACAGGAAGTCGATCGGGCTCACCATGCCGAAGAAGCGGACGGTCTCGAAGACCAGGCTGATGAAGATGCCGAGGGTGGTCAGGATCGCCACCAGCGAGGCAAGCACCAGCGCGACCATAACCGCGCGCTCGACCCGGGTGCGGGCAGCGAAGTCCGGCTTGAGGCGGAGGAACGCCCATGCGCCGCCCGCAAAGGCCGCGACCAGCAGGGCGGCGAGGCCGATCGCCTCGAACCGGCCGATCGCCGCGCGGAAGGGCTCTATCAGCGCACGCGCGGCGGGGTTGAACACTCCTGGAGCAGCACCGGTCGCCGCCGCCCGCGCTTCGGCGAGCATGGAATCGCGCAGCATCCCGAACGGCGGCAGCGACGCGGCCGCCGGGTCCGCCAGAACCGACTGCAGGACGAGTTGCGGCATGACCGCGTTCCATACCAGCGCGACCAGCAGCGCGGGCACCAGCACCCAAAGGGCCACGTACCAGCCGTGATACCCCGGCAGCGCTGCGAGCCGCACTCCCGGATCGGCGCGGCGGAAACTCCATGCGCGCGCGCGTGCCGCCAACCATGCGGTCAGCCCCAGCCCGAGGGCCAGCAAAAGCAGCAGGCTCGGCGACATCGCGAGTGGACTTAGCTTACTTCAGCCCGGTTGGCGAAAGCGGAGTGAAGCTCTTTGCCGCTTCGGCGCTCTTCGCTTCGACTTCGGGAGTAGCGGCGACGAGGCCGATCTTCGCCAGCGGCCCGTCCTTGGCCCACGACTTCGCCCATTCGCCCACGAATTCGCGCAAGCCGCGGATCGCGTCGAGGTGCGCGTTCTTGACGTAGATGAACAGCGGCCGCGCGCCCGGGTACTTGAAGCTGGCGATGTTGTCGTAGGTCGGTTCGACCCCGTTCATCGTCAGGCCGTTGAGCTGGTCGAGATTCTCCTCGAGATAAGAATAGCCGAACACGCCCATCGCATCGGGATTGCTCTCGATCTTCTGGACGATGAGGTTGTCCTGCTCGCCCTGGTCGACATAGGCGCCGTCGTCGCGCACTTCGGTGCAGACCTGCTCGTGCTTGTCCTTGTCGCTGTCCTTCAGCGCCTTCATTCCGGCATCGGCGTCGCAGCCCTTGCTCAGGATCAGTTCCTTAAGCGCGTCGCGCGTGCCCGAAGTGGAAGGCGGGCCGTAGACGAGGATCGGCTTGGCCGGCAGCGAGGGATCGACGTCTTTCCAGGTCTTGGCGGTCTGCGGCTTGCCATACGGGTTGGCCGCGAGGGCCTTGTATACGATCTCGGGGGTCAGGTTCATGTCAATCCCGCCCTTCTTCGAGGCGAACGCGATCCCGTCGAGGCCGACCTGGATTTCGGTGATGTCCTTGACCCCGTTCTTCTGGCACTTCTCGAACTCGCTGGCCTTCATCCGGCGCGAGGCGTTGGCGATGTCGGGCGTGTTGGCGCCCACGCCCTGGCAGAACAGCTCGATGCCGCCGCCGGTGCCGGTCGACTCGATGATCGGCGAGGCGAAGCCGCTGTTCGAGCGGACGAAGTTTTCCGCCACCACCTTGGCGAACGGATAGACGGTGGAGGAACCGACCGCGCGCACCGAATCGCGGGTGCCTTCGCTCGTGCCTCCGCCGCCACACGCCGCCAGTGCCACGGTGCCGAGCAGTGCAAACAGGATGTTACGGTTGCGTGTCATGAGAAACCCCTTTGGTTTCGCGCTAGCTAGCGGCCCTGTGTTACAGTTTGACGACACGATCGTGACGGCGGCATCCGAAAAAGGGCGGATGTGCGTCAGGAGGCGATGGGGAGCCTTACGGTCACCGTCGTCCCTTCGCCAACACGGCTGGCTATATCGAGTCGCCCGCGGTGCCGTTCGACGATGTGCTTGACGATTGCGAGCCCCAGACCCGTGCCCCCCGCCGCGCGGCTGCGGCCGGGATCCACGCGATAGAAGCGACGCGTAAGGTGCGGGATGTGCTGCGAGGGGATCCCGTCGCCCCGGTCGCGCACTTTCAGCACCGCCATCCCGCGCCCGTCGTTCTCCACCTCGACCGTCACCTCGCTGTCCGCCGCGCCATACTTGAGCGCATTGTCGACGAGGTTGCGGACCAGCTGCTCGAGCTGCTTCGGGTCGCCCAGCACCGCAAGCGGGGCGGCTTGTCCGCCCAGGCGCAGGCGGTCGTGCCGCGCGGCCCCTGCGCTGTCGCGGGCAGCACGGCCCGCGAGTGCGACGAGATCGACATGCTCGCGCGGCTGGTCGTGCTTTTCCGCTTCAATCTGCGAGAGCGACATGAGGTCCGCGACCAGCTCCTGCAGGCGCCGGGCCTCGCGCAGGACGATGCCGAGGAAGCGTTCGCGCTGCTCGGGCTCGATCGTCGCGCTCTTGTCGATCAGCGTCTCGACATAGCCGATGATCGAGGCGAGCGGGGTGCGCAACTCGTGGCTGGCGTTGGCGACGAAATCGGTGTGCGCGCGGCTGATGTCGATCTCGGCGGTGCGGTTGATCAGTTCGACCAGAGCGAAGCGGTCGCCGAACGGCTGGCGCGACATCTGCCAGCTGCTCTGCGGCCCGGTGAGGCCCTGGATCGTCGCGCTGCCTCCGCTTGTCCTGTTCAAAAGGTCGACCGCTGCCGGATGGCGCAAGGCGACCCGGGCGTCCTGGCCTATGATGTGCGGCCCCAGCGTCTCGCGTGCGCCGGCATTGGCGACGATCACGCGGTTGCCGTCGAGAATCACCGTTGGCAGGCCGGAGTGTTCAACTAGATCACGCATCCCTTCGGGTGTGAGCGCGATGCCGACGTCCGTCCGGGCGGCCGTTGGCGCGGGCGGCGGTTGCACCAGCCACA
It encodes the following:
- the purQ gene encoding phosphoribosylformylglycinamidine synthase subunit PurQ, with translation MAFRAAVITFPGSNCDRDMAVALEKVSGSAALRVWHGDSDLPSGLDFIAVPGGFSYGDYLRCGAIASRSPIMRAVVAAANRGVPVLGVCNGFQVLTEAGLLPGALMRNAQLTFTCRAAPLRVETSQSLFTAGYEAGQTISLPVAHHDGNYFADAETLARLEGEGRVAFRYLDACNGSQHDIAGILNDSGTVLGMMPHPERAIEPELGGTDGRALFESAVNALVAA
- the purS gene encoding phosphoribosylformylglycinamidine synthase subunit PurS codes for the protein MKVRVHVSLKPGVLDPQGRAVHHALEGLGFAGIEDVRIGREIDLEVADETTDAALDEMCRKLLANMVIENYRIEKLEAA
- a CDS encoding M16 family metallopeptidase gives rise to the protein MHRTILFVLAAFLAYPAHAEQSGPPAWAFETSDVPVDPAFTFGTLPNGMRYVLRENHTPEGTVLVRLRIGSGSLEETDQERGLAHFVEHMAFNGSAHVPEGEMVKLLEREGLAFGADTNASTGFESTTYKLDLPRADPKLLDTALMLMRETASELTLSDAAIARERGVVLAEKRDRTNYALKETEDEWAFVAPGARYPQRLPIGTEETLQAADAARLRGFYRRAYVPSNAVLVVVGAIDVPQVEAAIRARFGDWSGPPAPAEPDAGPVNLGRRGETDIYLDPALSERVTVTSLSPWTDEPDTVAQRRQNLLEGIGYAAINRRLETIARSEDAPYRGAGFGTGHIFKEGRATNFIVDALDGKWRQGLVAAVREWRRALAYGFSPAEMAEQVARNRQAQENAARSADTRSNAVLVNAVEQLLDNDLVPATPRSALERFEEFAPAITPEAVLAALRADAAPLDDPLIRFQGRVAPEGGAKALRAAWDELMAEKISAPTAAPTGSFAYTEFGTPGTVVADTVEPRTGIREVRFANGVRLNLKRTSLEADRIRFQLNLDGGDLLATAERPLATAMVGSLPSGGLGKHSQDELTSLLAGHSVSLNLASGADTFVSGGITTPRDLELQLDLLAAALTDPGFRREGEVRYRREMANWFLRKDATPASALDAAIGGILSDDDPRFTVQPSIAYQKLRYADLRDTLADRFERGAIELALVGDLDEEEAIALVGKTLGALPAREPDFLPREDARDRPFTADRAPRSVLHTGEPDQALVRLTWPTTDDSDAAEVQRLELLERVAQIELTEEIREKLGKAYSPGVRSAPSRAWRGYGTFALTASVDVADLDATRAAIASVVARLASEPVSDDTLERARHPLLESYDNALKSNAGWLQLAARAQSEGFRIGRFLAAKDVIRSIDPIELQATAARYLGLGAAVEVLALPAPRQ
- a CDS encoding diacylglycerol/lipid kinase family protein, yielding MNLDLVYNPAAGSFRPARLAELVRAFEGRGATVAALPTAAEGVRLSGSADLVCVHGGDGTLRDTVQALGARAGEVPLCIAPAGTINLVARELGYGRDPEALAEQVMAAWRRGPETWVRAPLYALGDLPVVSCLSIGPDSHAVARVSSALKRRIGRFAYVVAMLQVLRQWPRQAMALSGELADGTPFTCEGAAVIVSHGALFAGPFRLSPNAALAADSVELIVLNRPSRRGVALFTAAAFAGWPLDRLGLATFRSVRRVAFDRCVSPVQVDGDHMPDCAYAIGPTGMTLRYVI
- the purC gene encoding phosphoribosylaminoimidazolesuccinocarboxamide synthase, which codes for MSSRRRQVYEGKAKILYEGPEPGTLIQYFKDDATAFNAQKKGTINGKGVINNRISEHVFTRLAHIGIPTHFIRRLNMREQLVRQVEIIPIEVIVRNVAAGSLTKRLGIEEGEPLPHTLIEYCYKDDALGDPFVSEEEIACFNWASHEEMQDISSMAIRINDFMCGMFAAIGIRLIDFKIEFGRIWDGDFSRTILADEISPDGCRLWDIATGEKLDKDRFRRDLGGEEQAYQEVARRLGLLQDDNTPGEVFDMSAHRSRLRTSPKPKK
- the phoB gene encoding phosphate regulon transcriptional regulator PhoB yields the protein MPAPRLLLVEDDASLAELLEFRFEQEGYEVSATADGDEALMLAAEETPDLVILDWMIEGTSGIEVCRRLRRDPATARVPIIMLTAREAEEDRVRGLETGADDYLTKPFSPRELLARVAAVLRRVRPALAGETLVVGDLSLDPVAHRVERRSSQLRLGPTEFRLLKHLMEHPSRVFSRSQLLDAVWGRESDVSERTVDVHIRRLRVAIAVPGAEDPVRTLRSAGYALEPV
- the phoU gene encoding phosphate signaling complex protein PhoU, with protein sequence MAEHTVKAFDEDITRLRGLIAEMGGLAELSISEAMQALIKGDEELAKGVVARDKQLDALEAQVDALAIRTIALRAPMADDLREIIAALKIGGVVERIGDYAKNIAKRVGGIDRRGPFEPMTLLPAMADIAASMVHDVLTAFAARDPVLALEVIERDDKVDAFYDSIFRNLVSFMVENPATISTAAQLLFIARNLERIGDHATNVAEMVHFAALGTYPPDP